One Microbacterium esteraromaticum genomic window carries:
- a CDS encoding pyroglutamyl-peptidase I, translating into MRTIIVTGFEPFGGDARNPSADAVAAVSAGYDGPHRLVSATLPVSFAGAARALRALIADHHPDAVIATGLAGGSDSVAIERVGINLMDARIPDNDGAQPIDQPCEPAGPAARFATIPVKRIVAALTGEGIPARVSLTAGTYVCNHVLYTALAAVPVDVPAGFVHLPWSVSTVPAGAPSLPDEMLARAVRRCVDLVFEQEKAMRGGTIW; encoded by the coding sequence GTGCGCACCATCATCGTCACCGGGTTCGAGCCGTTCGGCGGCGACGCCCGCAACCCCTCCGCCGATGCCGTCGCAGCCGTCTCGGCGGGGTACGACGGCCCGCATCGACTGGTGAGTGCGACGCTGCCGGTGTCATTCGCCGGCGCCGCACGGGCATTGCGCGCGCTGATCGCGGATCACCATCCCGATGCGGTCATCGCCACCGGACTGGCGGGCGGCAGCGACAGTGTCGCCATCGAGAGGGTCGGCATCAATCTGATGGATGCGAGGATCCCCGACAACGACGGAGCACAGCCGATCGATCAGCCGTGCGAACCGGCGGGACCTGCGGCACGTTTCGCGACGATCCCCGTCAAGCGCATAGTCGCAGCCCTCACGGGTGAGGGGATCCCTGCTCGGGTCTCACTGACCGCCGGCACGTACGTGTGCAACCACGTGCTCTACACAGCGCTCGCGGCCGTTCCTGTTGACGTGCCGGCCGGGTTCGTGCATCTGCCCTGGTCTGTCTCGACCGTGCCCGCCGGCGCACCGAGCCTTCCGGATGAGATGCTCGCGCGCGCTGTGCGCCGATGCGTCGACCTGGTCTTCGAGCAGGAGAAGGCGATGCGGGGCGGCACCATCTGGTGA
- a CDS encoding GntR family transcriptional regulator translates to MRIEITEQGAPPAEQVYGQLRGLITSGQLAADERLPSVRRLASDLGIAAGTVAKAYRHLESDGLVVSRTGAGTRVSRSATPVSQNVARAARALASAARREGLSAEDAVRILRAVW, encoded by the coding sequence ATGAGGATCGAGATCACCGAGCAGGGCGCTCCTCCTGCTGAGCAGGTGTACGGCCAGCTGCGGGGTCTCATCACGTCGGGCCAGCTCGCCGCCGATGAACGGCTGCCGTCAGTCAGGCGACTGGCATCAGATCTCGGCATCGCCGCCGGCACCGTGGCCAAGGCCTACCGGCACCTGGAGTCGGACGGGCTGGTCGTCTCGCGCACGGGCGCAGGCACACGGGTGAGCAGATCCGCCACGCCCGTGTCGCAGAACGTGGCCCGTGCGGCCAGAGCCCTCGCGTCCGCCGCCAGGAGGGAAGGGCTGAGCGCGGAGGATGCCGTGCGCATCCTCCGCGCCGTGTGGTGA
- the ispG gene encoding flavodoxin-dependent (E)-4-hydroxy-3-methylbut-2-enyl-diphosphate synthase, with translation MPRVPEVLAPRRKSRQIRVGKVLVGGDAPVSVQSMTTTKTSDINGTLQQIAELTASGCEIVRVAVPSQDDADVLHIIAAKSQIPVIADIHFQPKYVFQAIDAGCAAVRVNPGNIRKFDDQVGAIAKAAQAANVSLRIGVNAGSLDRRLLEKYGKATPEALVESAVWEASLFEEHDFHDFKISVKHNDPVVMVKAYRQLAERGDWPLHLGVTEAGPAFQGTIKSATAFGILLGEGIGDTIRVSLSAPPAEEVKVGHQILQSLNLRERKLEIVSCPSCGRAQVDVYTLAEDVTEGLKDMTVPLRVAVMGCVVNGPGEAREADLGVASGNGKGQIFVKGEVIKTVPEADIVATLIEEANRIAAEMGSDAPVGTAQVVTG, from the coding sequence ATGCCGCGCGTCCCCGAAGTCCTCGCCCCGCGTCGAAAGTCCCGTCAGATCCGGGTCGGCAAGGTGCTCGTCGGAGGCGACGCCCCGGTCAGCGTGCAGTCCATGACGACGACGAAGACCAGCGACATCAACGGCACGCTCCAGCAGATCGCCGAGCTCACGGCATCCGGATGCGAGATCGTCCGCGTCGCTGTCCCCTCGCAGGACGACGCGGATGTGCTGCACATCATCGCGGCGAAGAGCCAGATCCCCGTGATCGCCGACATCCACTTCCAGCCCAAGTACGTCTTCCAGGCGATCGACGCGGGCTGCGCGGCGGTGCGCGTGAACCCGGGCAACATCCGCAAGTTCGACGATCAGGTGGGCGCGATCGCGAAGGCGGCCCAGGCCGCGAATGTGTCGTTGCGCATCGGCGTCAATGCGGGCTCCCTCGACCGCCGCCTGCTCGAGAAGTATGGCAAGGCGACCCCCGAGGCGCTCGTCGAGAGCGCGGTGTGGGAGGCGTCGCTGTTCGAGGAGCACGACTTCCACGACTTCAAGATCTCGGTCAAGCACAACGACCCGGTCGTCATGGTGAAGGCGTACCGTCAGCTCGCCGAGCGCGGCGACTGGCCGCTGCACCTCGGGGTCACCGAGGCGGGCCCGGCCTTCCAGGGCACCATCAAGAGCGCCACGGCCTTCGGAATCCTGCTTGGCGAGGGCATCGGCGACACCATCCGCGTATCGCTGTCGGCTCCTCCGGCCGAGGAGGTCAAGGTCGGTCACCAGATCCTCCAGTCCCTCAACCTGCGTGAGCGCAAGCTCGAGATCGTCTCGTGCCCGTCGTGCGGTCGCGCGCAGGTCGATGTCTACACGCTCGCCGAGGACGTCACCGAAGGTCTCAAGGACATGACCGTGCCGCTGCGCGTGGCCGTCATGGGCTGCGTCGTGAACGGTCCGGGCGAGGCGCGGGAGGCCGATCTCGGCGTCGCATCGGGCAACGGCAAGGGGCAGATCTTCGTGAAGGGCGAGGTCATCAAGACCGTGCCGGAGGCCGACATCGTGGCCACCCTCATCGAGGAGGCCAACCGCATCGCCGCGGAGATGGGTTCCGATGCACCGGTGGGCACCGCCCAGGTCGTCACCGGCTGA
- a CDS encoding chorismate-binding protein yields MTAVPLARLAELTADHDASFVLIAREGGIDLLTGDVLDVDRLADIPLDDSRGAREVFAMVPYRQVHERGFEAQDDGTPLRCLLVSEHEHLDRGELISALPGAPITLADGGFDISDAEYAEIVERVIADEIGRGEGANFVIRRDYRAGYDADDRTAALTWFRALLEHERGAYWTFAVITPGQIAVGASPEAHVVARDGVVTMNPISGTFRHPAGGATRESLTEFLSSTKETEELFMVVDEELKMMSQVCSDGGRITGPHLKEMSRLTHTEYMLRGRSRLDPRDILRETMFAPTVTGSPMQNACAVIRRHEQSPRGYYSGVAALFTPNADGGHDLDAPILIRTVYLDGGRLRVPVGATLVRHSDPQGEVSETHGKAAGVLGAIGAIERDSAAEARDDDAPGEARLADDPEIAALLASRNTRLADFWMQPQDVHPGGRFSGRSALVVDAEDRFTTMLAHQLRHLGLDVQISAWDAVTDAEIDAADLVVSGPGPGDPRDGASARIARMQQVVSRRRHAGAPLLAVCLSHQILSDGLGIDLVPLDAPHQGVQKTVPVFEHEASIGFYNTFTARVAPGTTRVRDAEVSADAGTGDVYALRGERFASVQGHLESILSRDGLETLERLTAHALA; encoded by the coding sequence ATGACCGCAGTTCCGCTCGCCCGGCTGGCCGAGCTCACGGCCGATCACGACGCATCATTCGTGCTGATCGCGCGCGAGGGCGGCATCGACCTGCTCACCGGCGACGTGCTCGACGTCGACCGGCTCGCCGACATCCCGCTCGACGACTCGCGCGGCGCTCGCGAGGTCTTCGCGATGGTTCCCTACCGACAGGTGCACGAGCGCGGCTTCGAGGCGCAGGACGACGGCACTCCGCTTCGCTGCCTGCTCGTCAGCGAGCACGAGCACCTCGACAGGGGCGAGCTGATCTCCGCGCTCCCCGGTGCGCCGATCACCCTCGCCGATGGCGGGTTCGACATCTCCGACGCCGAGTACGCCGAGATCGTCGAACGGGTGATCGCCGACGAGATCGGGCGCGGCGAAGGCGCGAACTTCGTGATCCGGCGCGACTACCGGGCCGGCTACGACGCCGACGACCGCACCGCCGCGCTCACGTGGTTCCGTGCACTGCTCGAGCACGAACGCGGCGCCTACTGGACCTTCGCAGTGATCACTCCCGGCCAGATCGCCGTGGGCGCGAGTCCCGAGGCGCACGTCGTCGCACGCGACGGCGTCGTCACCATGAATCCCATCTCCGGCACCTTCCGCCACCCGGCGGGCGGGGCGACACGTGAATCGCTGACCGAGTTCCTCTCCTCCACCAAGGAGACCGAGGAGCTCTTCATGGTCGTCGACGAGGAGCTCAAGATGATGAGCCAGGTCTGCTCGGACGGTGGCCGCATCACGGGCCCGCACCTGAAGGAGATGTCGCGCCTGACGCACACCGAGTACATGCTGCGCGGACGCAGCAGACTCGACCCGCGCGACATCCTCCGCGAGACGATGTTCGCCCCCACTGTCACAGGCTCCCCGATGCAGAACGCGTGCGCCGTGATCCGCCGACACGAGCAGTCGCCACGGGGCTACTACTCCGGTGTCGCCGCACTGTTCACCCCGAACGCCGACGGTGGCCACGACCTCGACGCGCCCATCCTGATCCGCACCGTGTACCTCGACGGCGGACGCCTGCGAGTGCCCGTCGGCGCCACGCTCGTCCGTCACTCCGACCCGCAGGGAGAGGTCAGTGAGACCCATGGCAAGGCTGCAGGGGTGCTCGGCGCGATCGGCGCGATCGAGCGCGACAGCGCAGCCGAGGCGCGCGACGACGATGCGCCCGGCGAGGCGCGGCTCGCCGACGACCCCGAGATCGCCGCACTCCTGGCATCGCGCAACACGCGCCTCGCCGACTTCTGGATGCAGCCCCAGGACGTGCATCCCGGTGGCCGCTTCTCCGGGCGGAGCGCCCTGGTCGTCGATGCCGAGGACCGCTTCACGACGATGCTCGCCCATCAGCTGCGCCACCTCGGCCTCGACGTGCAGATCTCGGCGTGGGATGCCGTGACGGACGCCGAGATCGACGCCGCCGACCTCGTGGTGTCCGGCCCCGGCCCCGGCGATCCCCGCGACGGCGCGTCCGCGCGCATCGCACGCATGCAGCAGGTCGTGTCGCGTCGTCGGCACGCCGGCGCGCCGCTGCTCGCGGTCTGCCTCAGCCACCAGATCCTGTCCGACGGTCTCGGTATCGACCTGGTGCCGCTCGATGCACCGCATCAGGGCGTGCAGAAGACCGTCCCGGTGTTCGAGCACGAGGCATCGATCGGGTTCTACAACACCTTCACCGCTCGCGTCGCCCCCGGCACGACGAGGGTGCGGGATGCCGAGGTCTCGGCGGATGCCGGCACCGGAGACGTCTACGCGCTGCGCGGCGAGCGCTTCGCCTCGGTGCAGGGGCACCTGGAGTCGATCCTGTCCCGCGACGGTCTCGAGACGCTCGAGCGCCTCACCGCGCACGCCCTGGCCTGA
- a CDS encoding M50 family metallopeptidase — MEILLYLGGVVFMLIGLGLSIGLHEVGHLVPAKLFGVRVGQYMIGFGPRLWSKRIGETEYGFKALPLGGFISMSGMYPPSAKNSPARGVFASLVQDARTANDETIAEGEEDRVFYRLPVWKRVIVMLGGPAMNFLLAIAIFTIMASGIGIQQASTTVSAVTECVLPAGTTQQICAEGDPVAPAAEAGVRAGDILVSVGGERVQTFAEASAIIQRSPGEPLDIVVERDGEEVDLSLTPVAAERGQVDAEGRPVLDDEGEPVTHTVGYAGIFSQYEYAPQPIGTGTELALQQTASVASLVVNLPVKLWDVGVSLVTGSERDPNGPLSVVGVGRLAGEVAATDAPVLNRLVVLMNLLAALNIALFVFNLIPLLPLDGGHIVVALWEGVKRLWAKLTGRPAPKPVDATRLVPVTVVVAVLLIGMGALLIIADLVKPMNLLG, encoded by the coding sequence GTGGAGATCCTGCTTTACCTGGGCGGCGTCGTGTTCATGCTGATCGGCCTCGGCCTGTCGATCGGACTGCACGAGGTCGGCCATCTGGTGCCCGCGAAGCTCTTCGGGGTGCGCGTCGGGCAGTACATGATCGGATTCGGGCCCCGGCTGTGGTCCAAGCGCATAGGCGAGACCGAGTACGGTTTCAAGGCGCTGCCGCTGGGCGGATTCATCTCGATGTCCGGCATGTACCCGCCCTCGGCGAAGAACTCCCCGGCTCGCGGTGTGTTCGCGTCCCTCGTTCAGGATGCTCGAACCGCCAACGACGAGACGATCGCAGAGGGCGAGGAGGACCGAGTCTTCTACCGCCTTCCGGTCTGGAAGCGCGTGATCGTCATGCTCGGCGGGCCCGCGATGAACTTCCTGCTCGCGATCGCGATCTTCACGATCATGGCATCCGGAATCGGCATCCAGCAGGCGAGCACGACGGTCAGCGCGGTGACCGAATGCGTGCTGCCTGCCGGCACCACGCAGCAGATCTGCGCCGAGGGCGACCCTGTCGCGCCGGCCGCCGAGGCCGGGGTCCGGGCGGGTGACATCCTCGTGAGCGTCGGCGGAGAACGGGTGCAGACGTTCGCCGAGGCATCCGCGATCATCCAGCGCTCTCCGGGCGAGCCGCTCGACATCGTCGTCGAGCGCGACGGCGAGGAGGTCGACCTGTCGCTCACGCCGGTGGCGGCCGAGCGCGGACAGGTGGATGCCGAGGGACGCCCGGTGCTCGACGACGAGGGCGAACCCGTCACGCACACCGTCGGCTATGCGGGCATCTTCTCGCAGTACGAGTACGCGCCGCAGCCGATCGGCACCGGAACCGAGCTCGCACTGCAGCAGACCGCTTCTGTGGCGTCGCTGGTCGTCAACCTGCCGGTCAAGCTGTGGGATGTCGGGGTCTCGCTGGTCACGGGCTCGGAACGCGACCCGAACGGGCCGCTCAGCGTCGTCGGCGTCGGCCGCCTCGCGGGCGAGGTCGCGGCGACGGACGCCCCGGTGCTGAACCGCCTGGTCGTGCTCATGAACCTGCTGGCGGCGCTGAACATCGCCCTGTTCGTGTTCAATCTCATCCCGCTGCTGCCGCTCGACGGCGGACACATCGTCGTCGCGCTCTGGGAGGGCGTGAAGCGGCTGTGGGCGAAGCTCACCGGCCGCCCGGCACCGAAGCCCGTGGATGCCACCAGGCTCGTGCCTGTGACCGTCGTGGTCGCGGTGCTGCTGATCGGCATGGGGGCGCTGCTCATCATCGCCGACCTCGTCAAGCCGATGAACCTGCTGGGCTGA
- a CDS encoding nuclear transport factor 2 family protein produces MTAHSVPAQVQRMVDAINDADTDAFVASFTENGFVSDWGTVKSGASGIRSWADSDAIGAGARMTVLSAQSDGDTTRIRFGWRSSVFNGESDGIFVIDGDRLASFTIPPNH; encoded by the coding sequence ATGACGGCACACTCCGTTCCCGCACAGGTGCAGCGTATGGTCGATGCGATCAACGATGCCGACACCGACGCCTTCGTCGCGTCGTTCACCGAGAACGGCTTCGTCAGCGACTGGGGCACGGTCAAGTCCGGGGCTTCCGGCATCCGATCATGGGCTGACAGCGACGCGATCGGCGCCGGTGCCCGCATGACGGTGCTCTCGGCGCAGAGCGACGGAGACACCACCCGCATTCGATTCGGCTGGCGCAGCAGCGTCTTCAACGGGGAATCCGACGGCATCTTCGTCATCGACGGCGACCGTCTGGCGAGCTTCACCATTCCGCCGAACCACTGA